The stretch of DNA CGAAAGTGTCAGGGCAGTTATCCTTAGCCACAGGGGATTCTNTTTGGCCGGTTTGAAATGCCGGCCTAACGGTGCTTGTGGTCCGCTAGGCCTNNGCTGCGGGGCTACTGAGAGTGTGATCAGCCCCTTTTCGGCACGGCGACGCCCCATGAATAAACCTTTCACTGTGAATAATGACTTTCAAGAGTTTAGCGGCGAACTCTGGGAACATCCCCAAGCCACACGGACATGCCGGAAGAGCTTCTTACGAACTTGCCTGAAGAGCTTCTAACGGACTTGCCTGACGGCGGCCCGTTGGGGCCGCCCACCACCTAGAACCCTAGCTTGACAAGCTGCTTCGGATCCCGCTGCCAGTCCTTTGCGACCTTAACGTGGAGGTCCAAGTAGATTCTGGTCCCCAGCAACGCCTCGATCCCTTTCCGGGCATTGGTACCCACCTCACGCAGCCGGGCACCACCTTTACCAATAATGATGGCCTTCTGCGACGGGCGCTCAACATAGAGGTTGACACGCACATCCAGCAACGGGCTGTCCTCCGTGCGGCCCTCGCGNGGCAAAATCTCTTCAACAACAACAGCCAGAGAGTGCGGAAGTTCATCGCGCACACCTTCAAGTGCGGCTTCGCGGATCAGCTCAGCGACCATGACAGCCTCGGGCTCATCTGTCAGCTCGCCGTCGGGGTACAGTGCTGGTGAGAGCGGCAGGTACTCGGCAAAGACCTTCGCAAGGGTTTCCACCTGAAAATCTTCTACCGCTGAGACAGGCACGACGGCGGCGAATCCCCGCTCACCGATGACCACACGTCCTAGCGCTTCAACGGCGATCAGCTGGTCGGTGACGGCTTGGCGGTCCACGGTGTCGGTCTTGGTCACGATGGCCACGACAGGCTTATTACCCACTTGACCTAGTTGCGTGGCAATGTAGCGGTCCCCGGGGCCGATCTTTTCATTGGCCGGCAGGCAGAAACCAATGACATCCACCTCGGAGAGAGTATCGGCAACAAGGTCATTGAGGCGCTTACCCAGAAGGGTGCGCGGCCTGTGCAGTCCTGGTGTATCCACCAGAACAAGCTGGAACTCATCCCGGTGGACGATACCGCGAATGGTGTGACGGGTTGTCTGCGGCTTGGCGGAAGTGATGGCAACTTTTGCCCCNACCAACGCGTTGGTCAATGTTGATTTGCCTGCGTTGGGACGGCCGGCAAGAACAGCAAAACCTGCGCGAAACCCNTCACCCTTGGCTTCAATCAGCCCTAATTTAGCTTTTGACTTACTCATGATCGCTCCTGTGCTGCTGTTCGGTGGGGTGGCACCTGCCGGCGTGCCGCCGTCGTTCTTAAAATCGGTATTTTAAACTCTGTGCTCTTGGAAATCTGTGCGCCATATCCCTGGGAAGGTCCGGCACCTGCTGTACTGCCATTGTGTGCCGGTTCAATGACGCTGGCAATGACGTGGCTTACCCTATTGCGGGAGGCCTCCATTCGATCAGCCACCAGCAAGATGCCGTTCACCTGCACACTGTTGCCCACGGACGGGATCTTGCCCAAGTGCTTGGCCATGAAACCGCCCACTGTATCCACTTCGTCGTCGTCAAGGTCCTTGCCGAAGAGCTCGCCCAGTTCATCAACTGCCATGCGGGCTGTGATCCGGAATCTGCCATCGCCGAGGTTCTGCACTTCAGGAGAGACAAGGTCATATTCGTCGGCAATTTCGCCAACAATCTCCTCAATCAAGTCCTCGAGTGTGACAAGACCTGCCGTGCCGCCGTATTCATCCACCACAATGGCCACGTGAGTGGATTCATGCTGCAGTTCCTTAAGTAGGTCATCAACAGGCTTTGACTCCGGGACGTACCGGACACTGCGGGCTAGGTGTTCAACCGGCGGGCGGGCTACATGATCCTCCAGCCGGTGCAGTGTAGCCACCACGTCTTTCAGGTAGAGGATGCCCAGGATGTGATCGGTACTTCCGCTGATGACGGGGATGCGCGAATATCCTGAGTTGAGGAAAACTTCCAGCGCCTCTTCCAAGCTAATGTCCTGATCAATACTGACAATGTCCATACGTGGCACCATGACGGCCCGGACCATGGTTTCACCGAAGTCAAAGACGCTGTGGATGAGCTCAGCCTCATTGTCCTCGATCATTTCTGATTCGCTGGCACGATCAACAAACTCGCGGAATTCCTCTTCGCTGACAAAGGCGTCGTGTGCTGAAGTAGAGTCCTTCGTCATGATCGAACCCAGGCGGATGAGCCATTCCGGGACGGGTCCAAGTATGCGCCGTAACCCGTGAACAAGCCACGCTGTTCTGCCGATGAGTGCAGTTGCATGCAGCCGTCCCAGCCTGCGCGGGGAAACGCCCACAAGTANAAAGCCAAAGATTGCCATCACAACTGTCGCAATGAGTCCGGCGATCCATTCGTTTCCCAGCAAGCCCACGAGGAAGATCGCCACGGCCACGGCCGCCGCCATCTCGAACCAAACACGCCNAAAGCGCACGGCGTTAATGTGCGCCAACGGTTGAGATAGGACCTTGTCAAGCGATGAGCCACGCCCATGAGCCGTAACAGTTTCGGCGTCATGGCGAGGAANAAAGTTAAGCGCTGATTCAAGTGCGGCCAAGAAGGCTGCGATGGCCGTGAAGAAAACTCCCATGACCGGTAAAACCACAAGCGTCACTTCATTGTCTCCCGGGGCTTCCTGCCCAGGAAGTTGGAGAGGAGTTCACGCTGGATCCCAAACATCTCCTCCTTTTCTTCCGGTTCACCGTGATCGTAACCCATCAAATGCAACATGCCATGAGTGGTCAAAAGCAGCAGTTCTTCTTCCATGGAGTGGCCAGCGGCCACCGCTTGTTCCTGGGCAATCACCGGGCAGAGCACAATGTCACCCAGCAGGCCCGCAGGNGTGGGCATCGCTGCCGTGCCGGGGCGCAGTTCATCCATAGGGAAAGACAGGACATCGGTAGCTCCTGGCTCATCCATCCATTCAATATGCAGCTTCTCCATGGTGTCCACATCGGCAAGAATCACCGATACCTCTGTTTGTGGGTGGAGGAACATGGCAGCCAAGATGTGCTTGATGAGCCGAACTAGCTCTTCCTGGCGCACCTCCACGCCTGATTCGTTGTTGATTTCGATACTCATCGGGAGGTGCTTTCCTTCGGTGTCATGGAACTGGGATGAGCGTCATCCCAGTTGTTGTAGGCGCTAACTATTGCCCCTACCAAACGGTGCCTCACCACGTCCGTGGCGTCCAAGATGGAAAAATGAATGTCGTCGAGGCCTTCTAAGATTTCCTTGACCACACGGAGTCCGGACCTAGTGCCGGTGGGCAGATCTACCTGCGTGATGTCACCTGTGACAACAATTCTGGAGCCAAAGCCCAACCGTGTCAGGAACATCTTCATTTGCTCCGNGGTGGTGTTCTGGGCCTCGTCCAAAATAATGAAGGCGTCATTGAGCGTGCGTCCGCGCATATATGCCAAGGNGGCAACTTCTATGGTGCCAGCTGCCATGAGCCGGGGAATGGTTTCAGGGTCCATCATGTCGTGCAGTGCGTCGTATAGCGGACGGAGATAAGGGTCAATTTTATCGTTCAGTGTGCCGGGCAGGAAACCCAACCGCTCACCCGCCTCCACCGCAGGACGGGTCAGGATAATACGGCTAACGTCCTTGTTCTGCAGGGCTTGGACTGCTTTGGCCATGGCAAGGTAGGTTTTCCCTGTCCCGGCCGGACCGATGCCAAACACCACGGTGTTACGGTCGATGGCATCGACATAGGCTTNTTGATTCGCCGTTTTGGGCCGAATAGTCCTGCCACGGCTGGAGAGGATGTCATAGCTGAGGATCTCCACCACAGAGGAATCGGGCCGAGTTTTGAGCATGGCCACCAATTGCTCCCAGACACTGGCACTCATGGGGCTATTGTGCGCCGCCATTGAGCGCGCCTCTTCCATCAGATGCATAATCCGCGGTACTACACCTTCGGGGCCAGTGATGGTCAGGACATTGCCACGGGCGAGGAAACTCANCCCGGGGTACAGATTTTCAACAATCCGCAGTCCCTCATCCTCTGCACCGAGTGTGGCAACCATTTGCTCGGCGGAGTGAAAACTCACTACTTCGGTGCGCGTTCCATCGACGGAGTGTGGGAAGTGCCGCCCTGGTCCCTGGTCGGGATAGGAATCGTGGCTATGCGCTGTTGTCTCTGCCATAAGTGCGGCCGTGCCGGCCTGAAATCTCTCCTCGTGTTTTCCAGTGCCAGGCACCGGAAGTGTTCATACTGCACCTTGCTCTTGATTCTAGTGCACTGCCCCGTGCCCGCGCACAGGTCTTGGTTATGCTGTGGGCGCAGATTGGGTCCACATTGGAAGACAAGTGTTTCGATACGGTTTCAGTTCTTTCCATGAGGCCCTTTCCAAGCCATCTGCGCACCCGGCTATGCCAAGCTAGTGTCAGTTCAAAGTCTTGTGGGGAAGCTTGGAACTTTCTGCCGGTGGTGGCGCTTTACATTAACGCTATTGGCTTCCTCCCACATGATTAGCGAGAGCATTTTCCCATGTCTGCCTTCTTCCCCGCATCTACAAGACGCCTTTGTGCCTCTTCTGATACGGCCTGCCGTGCACGCCGCACTTTGGCGCGGATGCGAATGGTAGACAAGATTGCCATCATTGGGCTTTCGCTGTCCCTTGCCTTGGTGGGCTGCACTTCCACGGAATTGGACAAGCACGATCTAACGATGCCCACAACCAACGCCACAACGGATCTCGGTCTGGTGACAAGTGCACCGTTGGAAACCGCCACGGCTACGCAGACCCTGCCGGTGTATTGGCTTGGTCACAGCAATAACGACGTTTTTCTATACCGTGAGTTNTTCCCCACCAAATCCACCGATGACCCCATAGTGGGCGCCTTGCGAGCCATGATGAGTACCAACCCTGCTGACCCGGACTATTTCTCGCTCTGGAACAGTCCGGCAAGACTTGGCGCATCGATCTCCGCCAAGAATGTCATCACAATTGATATCTCGGCTGACGCCTTTGGCCAAAAAGTGGACAAGGGCCTGGCAGAACGTTCAATTTCTCAGCTGGTGTACACGGCCACTGCCGCGGCGGCCATGGCGGGGCTGGTGGATACAACAACGTCTATCCAAGTTTCAGTGCTTGTGGACGGGCATACGGGCTACAACGCTTTTGGTCACGTNACCCTTGAGAAGCCGCTGACCCGCAACGCGGACTTTGTGGCACCTGTGTGGATTATTGACCCCGCCAACGGCTCAACCTATAAGAGTCTGCCTCTCAAGGTTGCGGGCCANGGGGTCTCGCCCACCGGAAAGCTGACATGGTCCTTATCCCATGTCATTGACGGCACAGTGGGTGGGCAGTACTCAAATGGAACGGTGGCCATTCCACAAGGGCCTAATGAATTGGGTCAGTTCAGCATCAACCTGGTGCCNCCTCTGGGCAGCTACGAGCTCTCTGTCTACATCGAGGATCCCAAGCGACCCGGGGTAAAGCAGGGCATTGACACGAAACTTCTCACCATCAGCGCCCCGTCCATCAAATAGTCCCCACGCGCCCGAGGGTTCCCTGGCCGAAGAATGAGGTTAGGAGGGCTGAGCCCACGCGCCCGAGGGTTCCCTGGCCGAAGAATGAGGTTAGGAGGGCTGGGCCCACGCGCCCGAGGGTTCCCTGGCCGAAGAATGAGGTTAGGGAGGGTGTGGGGACTACCAGCGGCCCAGCTCTTGGCTGAGAACAACGACGGCGGCAGGTCCGGCGGTTGACGCGCGCAGCACATGAGGACCCAAGAGTGCCGTCCGGGCACCGGCATCCACAAATGCGTGAACTTCCGCCATGCTCATGCCGCCTTCTGGGCCAACGATCATGACCACCTGAAGAGGACGCCCATCCAGAGGCGCTCCCGCATCTGCATTCCCACCAGGTTGCTGCTTGGCGTGCCAGGCACGGGCAACCGCGGCCACAGAATCGGTGGCGTCCTCATGCAGGATCAGGGCAAGGTCTGCTGCCGCAATGCGATCGCAGAGGGCCGCTGTCCCAACCAATGAGCCAACCTGCGGTATTGTGGCTCGCCGTGCCTGTTTGGCCGCGGCGCTCACCACTTGGCGCCACTTTTCCGGGCCCTTAACGGCCTTCTCCATCTTCCAACGAACAATTGAACGTTCAGCTTGCCAGGGCACCACTGCATCAATACCGAGTTCCGTGGCCATTTCAATAGCCAATTCGTCCCTGTCACCTTTAGCGAGGGCTTGGACCAGGGTGAATTCAATGCTCTGGACCGTTTCCGGGCGCACCTTCTGAACTTGAACGCTCAAGCTGCCCTTTTCAACTGCTGTGACGGTGCACACTAAACGCAACCCTGCGCCGTCGCANNCATCAACCGGCTCACCAAGAGTGAGCCGCTTGACGGTGGTGGCATGACGGCCTTCAGCCCCATCCAGTAAATACCTAGAACCCGGGACTAGACCGGCAAGCTGCTGGGGCGTGGCGTAGAAGACAGGGTTACTCATGGCCGCTTAGAGGTTGCCGAATTTATCGCGAAGCCTGGCAAACATGCCTCCGCTTGTCACCAGTTTGCCCTCGGTGTATGTTTCACCGCGCAGCGCCGCCAGCTGCTTCAGGAGTTCTTCCTGGGCAGCGTCAGGCTTGGTTGGTGTCTCAACATGCACGTGGACTTTCAAGTCTCCTCGGCCAAATCCACGCAGGTGGGTTACTCCTAGGCTGCGCAGGTTGATCACTTCACCGGCCTGGGTGCCGGGCTTGATGCTGATGGGCTGCTCACCGTCGTATGTTTCAAAGGTGAGCTCGGTGCCCAACGCCGCAGCAGTCATCGGCACACTGAGCGTGGCGTGCAGATCATCACCCTCTCGCAAGAACGCAGGATCGTTGTTGACCTTCATCTCTACATACAGATCCCCTGCAGGTCCGCCAGCTGGGCCAGCCTCGCCCTGTCCACCAAGCTGGATACGCGTTCCGGTACTCACACCGGCAGGGACCTTGATGGTGAGACTGCGTCGGTTGCGGATGCGTCCATCACCCATGCATTCGTTACAGGGGTCAATGATCATGGTGCCGAAACCCTGGCAGGAATTACATGTTGCCAACGTCATAACGTTGCCAAGGATGGATCGCATGGGGCGTTGAATCTGGCCGCTGCCATGGCAGATGTCACACGTGGTGGGCGAGGTTCCTGCACGGCAGCAGCTGCCCTCACACGTGGGACAGGTGATGGCGGTGTCGATTTCAAGTTTCTTGTTCACACCAAAGACGGCCTCCCGCAGTTCAACGCGGACAGTGATGAGCGCATCCTGGCCGCGGCGCATACGTGAGGCCGGGCCGCGCCCTCCACCGCCGCCACCAGCTCCGCCAAAGAACGTCTCAAAGATGTCCTGAANACCAAACCNCTGGCCGTCAAAGTTCCCTGCACCATTGTCATTGCCGTTTTCATTACCAGTGGTGTCATAGACACGGCGTTNTTGCGGGTCGGAGAGAACCTCGTACGCGTGGGTCACTGATTTGAAACGATCCTGGGCATCCGGTGCGTCATTAACGTCAGGGTGCAGCTTGCGTGCAAGCTTCCGGTAGGCCTTCTTGATTTCCTCGGCTGTAGCGTCGCGGGAGACGCCCAATGCGTCGTAGTGATTACTCAAAATGTTGCTCTCTTTACGTGGAAACGGTGGCCGATTAGCCGGCCAAAATTCTAGACAGGTACTGCGCCACTGCGCGCACACTGGACATGGTGTTGGGGTAATCCATCCGAGTTGGGCCGACAATGCCCAACTTGGCGCTTTCTCCAGGGCCGTAGCTGCTGGCCACAACTGACGCCTCGGCAAGGGAATCGTGCGGGTTTTCCCGTCCTATGACTACCGCCATACCCAAGGAGTCTTGGGCCATGGCTTCTAGCAGGCGCAGTAACACAACTTGCTCCTCCAAAGCGTCAAGGACCGGCCCAATACTGAGCGGGAAGTCATTGTTGGACCGGGCAAGGTTAGCAGTGCCAGCCATAACGATTCTGTCTTCACGGGCATTGCGGGCCAACAGGGCCAGTCCCTGGGCAAGCCGGGTGGCCGGCCCCTGTTCGGCGGGCTGGAGATTCAGCGGTATTTTAACGACGGCATCAGGTAGCTTGGCAACAGGCAACCCGTTTAGGCTGGCCAGGAAAACGTGGCGTAGCCCGGACAGTGCACCTTCGTCCAGGGAGGCACCGAGATCGATCACACATTGTTCAACCTTGCCCGAGGCTAGGATCAGCACAACGAGCACCTGACGCGCCGCCAATGAGACAAACTCAAGGTGGCGCACCGTGGCGGCCCCTGAGCGGGNGTATTGCACCACGGCAACTTGGTTGGTCAAGTGCGCTAAGGCCCGCACCGTACGTTCAAGGACGTCATCGAGGTCAGTGGATCCCTCAAGCAGCACGGAGATGGCACGGCGTTCCGCGGCGGAGAGCGGCTTCACTACAGAGAGTTGGTCAACAAAGACTCTGTAGCCCTTGTCTGTAGGAATCCGCCCTGAGCTGGTGTGTGGGGCGGTGATCAAACCCTCTTCCTCAAGCGCAGCCATGTCGTTACGGATGGTGGCGCTTGAGACACCCAGGTGATGCCGTTCAACAAGGGCTTTGGAGCCTACGGGTTCACGCGTATGCACATAGTCTTCAACAATGGCCCGAAGGACTTCCAACTTCCGTGGTTCACTCATGCCCGGCACCTCCTGTCAACGGCACTGATTTCTTCATATTCCTCGGCTCCGGGCTCACATGCCGCCCGTTGGCACTCTACCTAGTCAAGTGCTAAGTCTAATACTTTTCTTCGCCGCACCCACGGCTGCAGTTTCAGCCGATGCACCCTGGATGCACTTGCACCAGTTAGCATGGGTTTTCACCCTGCAACGTTCGCCATGAGCGTTGCTTTGAGCACCGAGAGTCAGGTTTTTAGTGCAATACAACCAGTGGGGTCCCCAAGACCTTAGTGCCCCGGCTGCGCGCACCCTGCCCAAGGTAGAGGCCCGTTCAGGACTTGTTCTAGAAGACGTCCAAACTGGCTGGGTGGGGGCGGTGGTCCGCCTCGAGAAGTCTGGCGGCATGCACATTGTGGAACTTGCCGACAGGCGAGAGAAGATCCGTGCTTTTCCGCTGGGTTTTGGTTTCCTCCTCGAAGGCGAACCCGTTGAACTGATTGCNCCTGTCAGCACTGCNGGTGAAGAAAATCTACGGACCGCTTCGGGTTCGGTGAAAATTGCTGATACCCGGGCCAAGGTGGCAAAGGCCAGCCGAATCTGGGTTGAAGGCAAGCACGACGCCGAACTCGTCGAGAAAGTTTGNGGGGACGACTTGCGGGTTGAGGGCATTGTGGTGGAACCGCTTCGCGGCATTGACGACCTCACCGGCGCGGTGGCCGCCTTCGCCCCAGGCCCCAACCGCCGGCTGGGCATTTTGGTGGACCATTTGGTGCCCGGCTCGAAGGAAACACGCATTGTGGCGGATCTCATNGAAAGGCCAGGGCTAAGCCGGAACGTCTTGGTGGTGGGCCACCCTTATGTTGACGTGTGGCAGGCTATCAAACCCTCAACTTTAGGCATCCCGGCCTGGCCAACCGTGCCGCGAACAATGGAGTGGAAGCAAGGAATCCTCAAAGCGTTCAACTGGCCGCACAGCACGGCTGAAGATATTGGACTTGGCTGGCAGCGACTGCTTTCGCGGGTGAACTCCTACTCAGATTTGGAGCCATCACTGTTGGGTCGTGTGGAAGAGGTCATCGATTTCCTCACAGCACCCGTATCCTAGAGTCCGAGGCAGGTTTCACTCCGGCCCGCAGTTTCGCTTGTTGAAAGGCTTATCATTGTGAGTCACCCGGTAAATCAGATGAATGATGCNCCCAAACCGCCGCTGACNCCCTCCGAGGATAAGCAGTGGGCATTCGTCTCTCATTGCGGCGGCATCCTTGGCTGCATCCCGTCACTGTTGATCTATAAACTCCTGGCNCCCCGTGGCCGGTTTACCGCCCAGGAATCCTTTGAGGCACTGAATTTCACCTTGCCGCCAACAGTTATCGCAGTGGCGTTGAATTTGCTAGCGATCATCTTCACACTGTTCAACCCGGCTATTGGGACAGTCTTTTCNATGCTCGCCTTGCTGGTGTGGGCTTTCTTGACTGTTTTCTCAGTCATCGCAGCCGTGCGTGTCAACCGTGGTCAGCCATACCGCTATGCCCTGAACCTGCGGATGCTAAAGTAACGCTGTTGCGCTGCGCACAGCAGCGCACTTAGGGCAGCAGCGCACTTAGGGCAGCAGTGCCCGGGTCACAGCGTCACCTAACAGTCTGCCCTTGAGGGTCAGAACCAGTGTCCCGGCAAACGCCTTGAACGGATCGATGAGTTCCTGCGCAATGAGACCCGCCACAGCCTTGCGTGCCTCCGGGCCCAAGGTCTCTATCGCTAGGCCTTCCGAGAGCCTTGAGACCAACATGATCCGTTCAAGCTCGCGAGTGTCGCCATCAAGGGTTTCCCGGCCAGCAGCAGGTGATTGGCCGGCATCGAGCCTATTGGCATAGGCGGTGGGGTGCTTGACGTTCCACCAGCGCACACCACCCATATGCGAATGCGCGCCAGGGCCGATCCCNCACCAGTCATCCCCGCGCCAATACGCTAGGTTGTGCGCGCAGGCGTCGTCGGGAGTCCTGGACCAATTGCTGACCTCATACCAGGACAGACCCGCTTCCTGAAACAGTGCGTCGGCGAGCTCATACTTCACGGCGTGGTCGTCGTCGTCAATGTTCGGTACCTGACCGCGGCGAATCTGGGCCGCCAGCTTGGTGCCTTCTTCAACAATGAGGGAGTAGGCCGAGATATGGTCAGGAGCATAACTCAGGGCTGTTCGCACGGACGTTTCCCAGTCAGCCACCGACTCNCCCGGAGTGCCGTAGATCAAGTCGACGCTCACGTTCAGGCCTACCTCACGCGCCCAGGCAACTGCCTGCGGTACACGTTCGGGCCGGTGTGTGCGGTCAAGTACTTTCAAGACGTGTGGCACCGCCGACTGCATGCCAAANGATACCCGAGTGAATCCGCCGTCGAACAGTTCCTGCAAAGACTCCTTGGTCACCGAATCCGGGTTGGCCTCAGTGGTGACCTCGGCGCCGTCTTCAAGCCCCCATAGTTCGACGGCGGCACCCAAGACTCTGGTGAGGTCACTGGCGGGCAGAAGGGTGGGAGTGCCACCACCGAAGAACACCGTACTCAGCTTTCGCGCAGGCATCCCGGAAGCGACCATGGCCCGTGCGGCGAACTGAACTTCGCGCACAGCAGTTTCGGCATACGCGTCCTGAGAGGCACCGCCGCCGAGTTCGGTGGCCGTGTAGGTGTTGAAGTCGCAGTAGCCGCACCGCACGGCGCAAAACGGAATGTGCGCGTACAGACTGAACTTGCGCTCCTGTGCGCCGACGGCAGCTTGCGCGGGCAAGATGCCGTCGGCCGGAGCCGGGTCCCCGAGGGGTAAAACGCTGGGAGTCACTTCTTTGACTTGTCCTTGGGTGCTTCAGCGGTGGTCAGCGCGGCAATGAACGCTTCTTGGGGAACCTCTACACGGCCCACCATCTTCATGCGTTTCTTGCCTTCCTTCTGCTTTTCAAGCAGTTTGCGCTTACGGGAGATGTCACCGCCATAACATTTTGCCAAGACGTCCTTACGGATGGCCCGGATGCTCTCGCGAGCAATGATCCGCGCACCAATGGCAGCCTGGATGGGCACCTCGAACTGCTGGCGAGGGATGAGCTCACGCAGCTTTCCTGTCATCATGACACCGTAGGCGTACGCCTTGTCACGGTGGGTGATGGCGCTGAAAGCGTCAACCTGCTCGCCCTGCAAAAGAATGTCAACCTTGACTAGGTCTGCGGCCTGATCGCCGTCAGCCTTCCAGTCCAGAGAGCCGTAACCACGGGTCTTGGACTTCAAAATATCGAAGAAGTCAAACACAATTTCAGCCAACGGAAGACGGTAGCGGATTTCCACGCGGTCTTCGGANNGGTAATCCATCCCGCCAAGGATGCCACGGCGGGTTTGGCACAGTTCCATGATGGCACCCACAAACTCCGTGGGCGCTAAAATGGTGGCCGCAACCATGGGTTCGCGCACCTCAGCAATTTTCCCGGAAGGGTATTCGCTGGGGTTTGTCACGTGGACAATCCGCTTGTCTTCCAAAGTGACCTCGTACTCCACGTTCGGGGCCGTGGAGATCAAGTCAAGGTTATGTTCGCGCTCAAGACGCTCACGAGTGATTTCCAGGTGCAACAGACCCAAGAATCCAACTCGGAACCCAAAGCCAAGAGCCGCCGAAGTTTCCGGCTCGTAGATGAGGGCTGCGTCATTGAGCATGAGCTNTTCGAGGGCGTCGCGCAGGACCGGGTAATCCGTACCATCCATTGGGTACAGGCCTGAGAACACCATGGGCTTGGCGTCCTGGTAGCCGGGCAGTGACACGGAGGCAGGTTTATGGAAGGTGGTGACGGTGTCACCCACCTTTGACAGGCGTACATCCTTCACGCCAGTAATCAGGTACCCCACTTCGCCAACACCAAGACCCTTGGATGGTTTGGGCTCCGGAGAGCTGACACCGATCTCCAAGAGTTCGTGCGTGGCACGTGTTGACATCATCTGGATTTNTTCGCGCGGGCTCAGACTGCCGTCAATCACACGGACATACGTGACCACGCCACGGTAGGTGTCGTAGACGGAATCGAAGATCATGGCACGGGCCGGCGCATTGGGATCACCCTTGGNGGCTGGCAGGTCGCGGACAATCAGGTCCAGCAGCTCTTCGACGCCGGCTCCTGTCTTTCCGGAGACCATCAGTACGTCTTCTGGTTTGCCACCAATCAGGTTGGCCAGCTCGGCGGCATACTTTTCAGGCTGTGCCGCCGGAAGGTCAATCTTGTTCAGCACCGGAATGATAGTGAGGTTGTTCTCCATGGCCAGGTACAGGTTTGCCAGTGTCTGGGCCTCAATACCCTGCGCTGCATCAACGAGCAAGATGGCACCTTCACAGGCAGCCAGCGAACGCGAGACTTCATAGGTGAAGTCAACGTGGCCCGGGGTGTCAATCATGTTCAAGCAGTAAGCAGTTCCATCCACTTCCCACGGGATACGTACAGCCTGAGACTTGATGGTGATGCCACGTTCGCGCTCAATGTCCATCCGGTCAAGATATTGCGCTTTCATGTCACGCTGCTGAACCACTCCGGTGAGCTGGAGCATCCGATCGGCCAAGGTTGATTTACCGTGGTCAATGTGCGCGATGATGCAGAAGTTCCTGATGATCGCCGGATCGGTCGCGGCGGGCACCGGGGCAGTGCGGGCCATGGGTGACACTAGGGTTCCTTACTGTTGAATGAGCGCAGGGATAGCGGTTGATTCACCGAACCGTGCAGGAGTTGTGCCCGCACG from Arthrobacter polaris encodes:
- the era gene encoding GTPase Era, with translation MSKSKAKLGLIEAKGXGFRAGFAVLAGRPNAGKSTLTNALVGAKVAITSAKPQTTRHTIRGIVHRDEFQLVLVDTPGLHRPRTLLGKRLNDLVADTLSEVDVIGFCLPANEKIGPGDRYIATQLGQVGNKPVVAIVTKTDTVDRQAVTDQLIAVEALGRVVIGERGFAAVVPVSAVEDFQVETLAKVFAEYLPLSPALYPDGELTDEPEAVMVAELIREAALEGVRDELPHSLAVVVEEILPREGRTEDSPLLDVRVNLYVERPSQKAIIIGKGGARLREVGTNARKGIEALLGTRIYLDLHVKVAKDWQRDPKQLVKLGF
- a CDS encoding hemolysin family protein gives rise to the protein MTLVVLPVMGVFFTAIAAFLAALESALNFXPRHDAETVTAHGRGSSLDKVLSQPLAHINAVRFXRVWFEMAAAVAVAIFLVGLLGNEWIAGLIATVVMAIFGFXLVGVSPRRLGRLHATALIGRTAWLVHGLRRILGPVPEWLIRLGSIMTKDSTSAHDAFVSEEEFREFVDRASESEMIEDNEAELIHSVFDFGETMVRAVMVPRMDIVSIDQDISLEEALEVFLNSGYSRIPVISGSTDHILGILYLKDVVATLHRLEDHVARPPVEHLARSVRYVPESKPVDDLLKELQHESTHVAIVVDEYGGTAGLVTLEDLIEEIVGEIADEYDLVSPEVQNLGDGRFRITARMAVDELGELFGKDLDDDEVDTVGGFMAKHLGKIPSVGNSVQVNGILLVADRMEASRNRVSHVIASVIEPAHNGSTAGAGPSQGYGAQISKSTEFKIPILRTTAARRQVPPHRTAAQERS
- the ybeY gene encoding rRNA maturation RNase YbeY; its protein translation is MSIEINNESGVEVRQEELVRLIKHILAAMFLHPQTEVSVILADVDTMEKLHIEWMDEPGATDVLSFPMDELRPGTAAMPTPAGLLGDIVLCPVIAQEQAVAAGHSMEEELLLLTTHGMLHLMGYDHGEPEEKEEMFGIQRELLSNFLGRKPRETMK
- a CDS encoding PhoH family protein — its product is MAETTAHSHDSYPDQGPGRHFPHSVDGTRTEVVSFHSAEQMVATLGAEDEGLRIVENLYPGXSFLARGNVLTITGPEGVVPRIMHLMEEARSMAAHNSPMSASVWEQLVAMLKTRPDSSVVEILSYDILSSRGRTIRPKTANQXAYVDAIDRNTVVFGIGPAGTGKTYLAMAKAVQALQNKDVSRIILTRPAVEAGERLGFLPGTLNDKIDPYLRPLYDALHDMMDPETIPRLMAAGTIEVAXLAYMRGRTLNDAFIILDEAQNTTXEQMKMFLTRLGFGSRIVVTGDITQVDLPTGTRSGLRVVKEILEGLDDIHFSILDATDVVRHRLVGAIVSAYNNWDDAHPSSMTPKESTSR
- a CDS encoding GerMN domain-containing protein, coding for MRMVDKIAIIGLSLSLALVGCTSTELDKHDLTMPTTNATTDLGLVTSAPLETATATQTLPVYWLGHSNNDVFLYREXFPTKSTDDPIVGALRAMMSTNPADPDYFSLWNSPARLGASISAKNVITIDISADAFGQKVDKGLAERSISQLVYTATAAAAMAGLVDTTTSIQVSVLVDGHTGYNAFGHVTLEKPLTRNADFVAPVWIIDPANGSTYKSLPLKVAGXGVSPTGKLTWSLSHVIDGTVGGQYSNGTVAIPQGPNELGQFSINLVPPLGSYELSVYIEDPKRPGVKQGIDTKLLTISAPSIK
- a CDS encoding 16S rRNA (uracil(1498)-N(3))-methyltransferase, with protein sequence MSNPVFYATPQQLAGLVPGSRYLLDGAEGRHATTVKRLTLGEPVDXCDGAGLRLVCTVTAVEKGSLSVQVQKVRPETVQSIEFTLVQALAKGDRDELAIEMATELGIDAVVPWQAERSIVRWKMEKAVKGPEKWRQVVSAAAKQARRATIPQVGSLVGTAALCDRIAAADLALILHEDATDSVAAVARAWHAKQQPGGNADAGAPLDGRPLQVVMIVGPEGGMSMAEVHAFVDAGARTALLGPHVLRASTAGPAAVVVLSQELGRW
- the dnaJ gene encoding molecular chaperone DnaJ, yielding MSNHYDALGVSRDATAEEIKKAYRKLARKLHPDVNDAPDAQDRFKSVTHAYEVLSDPQXRRVYDTTGNENGNDNGAGNFDGQXFGXQDIFETFFGGAGGGGGGRGPASRMRRGQDALITVRVELREAVFGVNKKLEIDTAITCPTCEGSCCRAGTSPTTCDICHGSGQIQRPMRSILGNVMTLATCNSCQGFGTMIIDPCNECMGDGRIRNRRSLTIKVPAGVSTGTRIQLGGQGEAGPAGGPAGDLYVEMKVNNDPAFLREGDDLHATLSVPMTAAALGTELTFETYDGEQPISIKPGTQAGEVINLRSLGVTHLRGFGRGDLKVHVHVETPTKPDAAQEELLKQLAALRGETYTEGKLVTSGGMFARLRDKFGNL